In one window of Helianthus annuus cultivar XRQ/B chromosome 17, HanXRQr2.0-SUNRISE, whole genome shotgun sequence DNA:
- the LOC118488892 gene encoding uncharacterized protein LOC118488892 has translation MDEGGGGVGVVLGRERGREKEVSGVVKYGYKTEPFDHHLDTLINLHSRHPPTHSNSPLITTPFRTSHTLIGDSEKTNGEHAVAGEDDRRSDGNLDTPSVSVSRSRSFFWISPIFTRALLQEIATQSMLIDQDSR, from the exons ATGGATGAAGGTGGCGGTGGTGTTGGTGTGGTTCTCGgccgagagagagggagagagaaggAGGTGAGTGGTGTTGTGAAGTATG GCTATAAAACCGAACCCTTTGATCACCATCTCGACACCCTCATAAATCTGCACTCCCGACACCCTCCCACACACTCAAACTCTCCGCTCATTACCACGCCCTTTCGTACCTCTCACACACTCATCGGAGATTCTGAGAAGACAAACGGAGAACACGCcgtcgccggagaagacgaccggAGGTCCGACGGAAACCTCGACACTCCTTCTGTTTCG GTTAGTCGCTCTCGTTCGTTCTTTTGGATTTCTCCAATCTTTACTCGTGCGCttttacaagaaatcgcaacgcaatcaat gttgattgaTCAAGATTCAAGATAA